The following are from one region of the Phormidium sp. PBR-2020 genome:
- a CDS encoding CoA-binding protein — protein sequence MQFTADTKVLIHGIAEPLAATHSILMKAYGTQVVAGVSPGLGGSERDGIPVYDLVEVAMKEVGPIDAAVIFVKPYLVLDAALEAIAAGIRRLAIVTEGMPPMDMVKLIRKADATETLVIGPSSPGLIIPGDILLGTHPAEFYTPGSVGLISRCGTLTYEIALSLTEAGLGQSIGVSIGGDGILGSSFAQWLQILDEDDRTEVIVIVGEIGGSGEEAAADYVAEAIDKPVIAYVAGRYVPKGRRLGHAGAIAANLSHKTEKKLKQAGDAALFDLDIGTAEHKIEAFKNAGIPVAERPSEISKLVKKALK from the coding sequence ATGCAGTTCACCGCCGATACCAAAGTTCTGATTCATGGCATTGCCGAACCTCTGGCCGCCACCCATAGCATTTTGATGAAGGCTTATGGAACCCAAGTGGTGGCAGGGGTAAGTCCCGGTTTGGGAGGCAGCGAACGGGATGGGATTCCTGTCTATGATTTGGTAGAAGTGGCCATGAAGGAGGTCGGGCCCATCGATGCGGCGGTGATTTTTGTTAAACCCTATTTGGTGTTGGATGCGGCCCTAGAGGCGATCGCCGCTGGGATTCGTCGCCTGGCCATTGTCACGGAAGGGATGCCGCCGATGGATATGGTGAAGTTAATCCGTAAGGCGGATGCCACGGAAACCCTGGTGATTGGCCCGAGTAGCCCAGGATTGATTATTCCCGGTGACATTCTCTTGGGAACTCACCCAGCGGAGTTTTATACCCCCGGTTCGGTGGGGTTGATTAGCCGTTGTGGAACTCTCACCTATGAGATTGCCCTCTCCCTGACGGAAGCGGGGTTAGGACAGTCGATTGGGGTCAGTATTGGCGGCGATGGGATTCTTGGATCGTCGTTTGCCCAATGGTTACAGATTCTCGATGAGGACGATCGCACCGAGGTGATTGTGATTGTTGGCGAGATTGGCGGCAGTGGTGAGGAAGCGGCGGCGGACTATGTGGCCGAAGCCATTGATAAGCCGGTGATTGCCTATGTGGCGGGCCGTTATGTGCCTAAGGGACGACGATTGGGCCATGCGGGGGCGATCGCAGCCAACCTCAGTCACAAAACTGAGAAGAAACTTAAGCAAGCAGGGGATGCGGCCTTATTTGATTTGGATATTGGCACCGCTGAACATAAGATTGAAGCCTTTAAAAATGCCGGGATTCCCGTGGCAGAACGGCCTTCGGAAATTTCCAAGTTGGTGAAAAAGGCGTTGAAATAG